The sequence CATGGTGACCAATCAGGATGGATTAGGAACAGAGAGTTTTCCTCTGGAAACCTTTACGGTCCCTCATGAAAAAATGCTCAGAACCTTTGAAAATGAAGGCATCATTTTCAGTGATATTTTAATTGATAGAAGTTTTGAACATGAGAATCTGCCCACCCGAAAACCTGGAACAGGAATGTTGGCGAAATATATATATGGTGATTATAATCTCGAAAATTCTTATGTAATTGGTGATCGAAGTACGGATGTGCAACTTGCTAAAAACTTGGGTTCTAAATCTATTTTTCTTAACCAAAGCTTTAATAGTGAATCTGATCTGACAACAACGCAATGGGTTGAGATTTACCAGTTCTTAAAATCCGGAATGAGAAGAGCAAAAGTCTACAGAAAGACCAATGAAACGGAAATAGAAATTGAGATAAATATCGATGGAAAAGGCAAATCTGAAATTTCTACAGGGCTTCATTTTTTTGATCACATGCTGGAACAGATTGCCAGACACGGAAATATGGATCTTAAGATCAAAGTTAATGGGGATCTTCAGGTAGATGAACACCACACGGTTGAAGATACGGGCATTGTTTTGGGGGAAGCCATTTTAAAGGCATTAGGAAAGAAAAAAGGGATTGAAAGATATGGTTTTCTGCTTCCTATGGATGATTGCCTTTCGCAGGTAGCCATTGATTTTGGGGGCAGACCCTGGTTGGTTTGGGATGCTGAATTTAAAAGAGAAAAGATAGGAGATGTACCCACGGAAATGTTCTTTCACTTCTTTAAGTCGTTTACAGATTCTTCGAGAACCAATGTAAATATTAAAGCAGAAGGAGAGAATGAACATCACAAGATTGAATCTATTTTCAAAGCCTTTGCCAAAGCGGTGAAAATGGCGGTTAATCAATCTGATATCAACTATAATTTACCTTCCACTAAAGGAAGTTTATAATATGATTGCAATAATAAAATATAACGGAGGTAATGTAAGCTCTGTACAGAATGCTTTAAACAGGTTAAATATCAGCTCAGTCATTACAGATGACCCTGAACTTATCCTGAAAGCAGATAAGGTGATTTTTCCTGGTGTAGGTGAGGCCTCGTCTACCATGAAGTTGTTGAAAGAAAAAGGACTTGATCGACTTATTCCAACATTGAAGCAACCTGTTTTGGGAATATGTCTGGGAATGCAACTCATGTGCAAAGGAAACGAAGAAGGAAATACGGAGGGAATGGGGATTTTCAATATCGATGTCAAAAGATTCCCGCCTTTGGAGCTTGTTCCCCATATGGGTTGGAACACGGTTTCAGGACAAATCTCTCCGTTATTTTCAGGAATTGAACCCGAAAATGGTGTATATTTTGTGCATAGCTATTATTGTGAGCTATCGGAATTTACCACATCCGTTTGTGATTACATCCTTCCATTTAGTGCTTCTATGCAGAAAGATAATTTTTATGCGGTGCAGTTTCACCCTGAAAAATCGGGAGGTGTAGGAAGCCAGATACTTAACAACTTTATAAACTTATCATGATGAAGATTATTCCGGCTATCGATATTATTGAAGGAAAATGTGTGCGTTTATCCAAAGGGGATTACAACACAAAGAAAATATACAATGAAGATCCTGTAGAAGTGGCCAGGCAGTTTGAAGACTTTGGTATTCAGTTTCTTCACCTGGTGGATCTTGATGGTGCAAAATCAAAGCATATTGTGAATCAGAAAGTGCTTGAAAATATTGCAAAATCTACTTCGCTACAAATTGATTTTGGGGGTGGATTAAAAACCTCGCAGGATATTGAAACAGTCTTTAATTCAGGAGCAAAGCAGATCACTCTAGGAAGTATTGCAGTACAGGATCCTGTATTTTGTCTTCAGATCATTGAAAAATATGGTCCGGATAAGATTATTCTGGGAGCTGATTGTGAGAATAGAAAAATAAAAACTTCCGGCTGGCAGGAAGAAAGTGATAAAGACATTATTGATTTTATTCTGGAATATCAGAAAAAGGGAATTAAAACTACCATATGCACGGATATTTCGAAGGATGGAATGCTGGAAGGACCTTCAACAGGTCTTTATACTGAAATTTTATATAAAACGTCGTTACACCTGGTGGCCAGTGGTGGAATTTCAGGGATTAAAGATGTTTATAAAATGAAAGATATAGGATGTACAGGAACAA is a genomic window of Chryseobacterium nakagawai containing:
- the hisB gene encoding bifunctional histidinol-phosphatase/imidazoleglycerol-phosphate dehydratase HisB, translating into MKKVLFIDRDGTLIIEPPTDFQVDSLEKLEFYPGVLQNLSKIANELDFELVMVTNQDGLGTESFPLETFTVPHEKMLRTFENEGIIFSDILIDRSFEHENLPTRKPGTGMLAKYIYGDYNLENSYVIGDRSTDVQLAKNLGSKSIFLNQSFNSESDLTTTQWVEIYQFLKSGMRRAKVYRKTNETEIEIEINIDGKGKSEISTGLHFFDHMLEQIARHGNMDLKIKVNGDLQVDEHHTVEDTGIVLGEAILKALGKKKGIERYGFLLPMDDCLSQVAIDFGGRPWLVWDAEFKREKIGDVPTEMFFHFFKSFTDSSRTNVNIKAEGENEHHKIESIFKAFAKAVKMAVNQSDINYNLPSTKGSL
- the hisH gene encoding imidazole glycerol phosphate synthase subunit HisH, with amino-acid sequence MIAIIKYNGGNVSSVQNALNRLNISSVITDDPELILKADKVIFPGVGEASSTMKLLKEKGLDRLIPTLKQPVLGICLGMQLMCKGNEEGNTEGMGIFNIDVKRFPPLELVPHMGWNTVSGQISPLFSGIEPENGVYFVHSYYCELSEFTTSVCDYILPFSASMQKDNFYAVQFHPEKSGGVGSQILNNFINLS
- the hisA gene encoding 1-(5-phosphoribosyl)-5-[(5-phosphoribosylamino)methylideneamino]imidazole-4-carboxamide isomerase; translated protein: MKIIPAIDIIEGKCVRLSKGDYNTKKIYNEDPVEVARQFEDFGIQFLHLVDLDGAKSKHIVNQKVLENIAKSTSLQIDFGGGLKTSQDIETVFNSGAKQITLGSIAVQDPVFCLQIIEKYGPDKIILGADCENRKIKTSGWQEESDKDIIDFILEYQKKGIKTTICTDISKDGMLEGPSTGLYTEILYKTSLHLVASGGISGIKDVYKMKDIGCTGTIIGKAIYEGKISLKQLQNFIENA